A window from Methyloterricola oryzae encodes these proteins:
- a CDS encoding alpha-2-macroglobulin family protein, with product MRFLLYFLTFMLFTAAEAKTAPPSATTKVELFTPQGSVKGVRQVQARFSEAMVRFGDPRLTDPFSRRCPASGSGRWVDERSWVFDFAADLPAGLRCEFLLQPGLRDLAGHPVSDPGPYLFDTGGPSILGSLPSEGASGIDEAQAFVLRLDAPPDPESVRRGARCEVEGIAERIEVEPLLGDARAALLSAQFRQDNDWFFDEAGGEDRLLALRCRRNFPPDTEVRLVWGAGIASAAGIVTDNDQVLSFKTRPAFTASFQCERVNANAQCVPLLPMTLRFSAPIPADKAWTIHLAGTQGKDYPAEPVDSSKTPVVDRITFKGPFPEKERFTIVIPEGLTDDAGRPLENASSFPLAVETDELPPLAKFSGEFGILELKEGGVLPVTLRNLEAPVAGKQAPASGPAIPGKVQRQDQDDQDIMRWMKKVAEAGKTRMESETLPNGDLRWRNLTGSESVFAAGDPAQTIEVPKPGGGKEFEVVGIPLKDPGFYVVELASPKLGAALLGETRPRYVATSALVTNMAVHLKWGRESSLIWVSTLDQAQPVAQAEIRVSDFCSGAEVWRGQTDADGLARIEGGNLPAPNGSQECADWNDAHPLFVSARKAGDLGFTVSAWNKGLQPGDFKLSEGSAYQAKVAHTVFDRTLFRAGETVSMKHYARQRTGSGFALPAEALPDRLEVRHSGSGDKYELPLAFDARGIAESSWAIPREAKLGTYEVSWYRGENWWGEGGGFRVEQFRVPSMKGVIQPSQPFLVNARDATLDLFVSYLSGGGASGAPVKLRTQTEPKTLSFKGYEDFSFGGAEVHEGFQEERDDSGRSPVQTVALTLDKAGAARYTVKDLPVPDGARELLAELEFQDANGERMTVAQRIPLWPASLSLGLKPDGWVANAEQLRFQVAALDLSGQPLQAQAVQVELFQKITYSYRKRLIGGFYAYEDKTEIKRLPQSCRGNTDAHGIVACDIKPGISGEVVLRAATRDAQGNTAIATQEVWVAGGDEWWFSGGPSDRMDLLPEQKAYEPGAEAQFQVRMPFREATALVTVEREGVLDAFVTRLSGKQPVLRLPIKDYYAPNVYVSVLALRGRVEEHLGWFRALAERLGLAERRVSETALVDLNKPAYRLGLAGIDVGWSPYRLDVQVHPDREVYKVRDKAKVRLSVKAANGQPLPPEAEVAVAAVDEGLLELKPNESWRLLEHMMGQRGIEVHTATAQMQVVGKRHYGRKAIPHGGGGGHQAARELFDTLLLWRGRLPLDANGEAELEVPLNDSLSSFRLAAVASAGLDHFGRGEASIRSTQDLMLHAGLPPVVREGDRFKAIFTLRNASQRKLALKVGAHVAGLEASPTASQAPESGNAAAGRELPPLQLELEAGQARDLAWDIDVPAEARRLEWDVSAEASDGSARDRMKSSQEVIAAVPTRVFQATLQQVDKLVDVPVARPQDAVPGRGDVRVSLRARLGDGLGGVIEYMTRYPYACLEQRVSRAVALGDDGLWSGIQRELPAYVDRDGLFRYFASDKLQGSDVLTAYVLAIAKASGRELPSELQRQALDGLRSFVGGQLLRPSALPVADLVLRKLAAVRTLALYGEAKAEMLASLNLDPQNWPTSALLDWIEILQHLPALPQSAARLQEAQQLLRSRLNLQGTTLGFSSEASDALWWLMVSADENAVRAILTLLDLPSWREDLPRLVTGAIGRQQAGHWLTTPANAWGTVALNQFSRRFEAQEVTGYTEASLGEASKGMEWSETAQHSALNLPWPETGAGELKLTHNGAGKPWALIQSRAAIPLKQPLFTGYSIQRSVTRVEQAQPGVWSRGDVARVRLELDAQTDMTWVVVDDPIPAGASILGSGLGGDSSLLTAGERQEGWVSPVFQERRFDALRAYYDFVPKGKWTLEYTVRFNNPGRFELPPTRVEALYAPEMFGELPNAALEIGDAP from the coding sequence ATGCGCTTCCTGCTGTATTTCCTAACCTTCATGCTATTCACCGCGGCCGAGGCCAAGACCGCCCCGCCCAGCGCGACGACCAAAGTGGAGCTGTTCACGCCGCAAGGCAGCGTCAAGGGCGTGCGCCAGGTGCAGGCGCGGTTCAGCGAGGCCATGGTGCGTTTTGGCGATCCGCGCCTGACCGACCCCTTCAGCCGCCGGTGCCCCGCGTCAGGCAGCGGACGCTGGGTGGACGAACGCAGCTGGGTCTTCGATTTCGCCGCCGACCTGCCGGCGGGCTTGCGCTGCGAGTTCCTCTTGCAGCCCGGTCTCAGGGATCTGGCGGGCCATCCCGTCAGCGATCCGGGGCCCTACCTTTTTGACACCGGCGGGCCATCGATCCTAGGTAGCCTGCCTTCGGAGGGCGCCAGCGGCATCGACGAGGCCCAGGCCTTCGTGCTGCGGCTGGACGCGCCGCCGGATCCGGAATCGGTGCGGCGCGGAGCGCGCTGCGAGGTGGAAGGGATCGCCGAGCGCATCGAGGTGGAACCCCTGCTGGGCGATGCGCGCGCCGCCTTGCTGTCGGCGCAGTTTCGTCAGGATAACGACTGGTTCTTCGATGAGGCCGGGGGCGAGGACCGCTTGCTGGCCCTGCGCTGCCGCCGTAATTTTCCGCCGGACACCGAGGTCCGGCTGGTGTGGGGCGCAGGTATCGCTTCGGCCGCCGGCATCGTCACCGACAATGATCAGGTGTTGAGCTTCAAGACCCGCCCCGCCTTCACCGCCAGTTTCCAGTGCGAACGCGTCAACGCCAATGCCCAGTGCGTGCCCTTGCTGCCCATGACGCTGCGCTTCAGCGCCCCGATCCCGGCCGACAAGGCCTGGACCATCCATCTGGCCGGCACCCAGGGCAAGGATTATCCCGCCGAGCCGGTGGATTCCAGCAAGACGCCGGTGGTGGACCGCATCACCTTCAAGGGGCCATTCCCGGAGAAAGAGCGCTTTACCATCGTCATTCCCGAGGGTCTGACCGACGATGCCGGCCGGCCCCTGGAAAATGCCTCCAGCTTCCCGCTGGCGGTGGAGACCGACGAGTTGCCGCCGCTGGCCAAGTTTTCCGGCGAGTTCGGCATTCTGGAACTGAAGGAAGGCGGCGTGCTGCCGGTCACCTTGCGCAATCTGGAGGCGCCGGTGGCGGGTAAGCAGGCCCCGGCTTCTGGGCCGGCCATTCCCGGCAAGGTTCAGCGCCAGGATCAGGACGACCAGGACATCATGCGCTGGATGAAAAAAGTGGCCGAGGCGGGCAAGACGCGCATGGAGTCCGAGACGCTGCCCAATGGCGACTTGCGCTGGCGCAACCTGACGGGCAGCGAATCGGTGTTTGCCGCCGGCGATCCGGCGCAGACCATCGAGGTGCCCAAGCCTGGTGGCGGGAAGGAATTCGAAGTGGTCGGGATTCCCCTGAAGGATCCCGGCTTCTATGTGGTGGAACTGGCCAGTCCCAAACTGGGCGCGGCGCTGTTGGGCGAGACCCGGCCGCGTTATGTGGCCACCTCGGCTCTGGTCACCAATATGGCGGTGCATCTGAAATGGGGCCGCGAATCCTCCCTCATCTGGGTGAGCACCCTGGACCAGGCACAGCCGGTGGCGCAGGCCGAGATTCGCGTCAGCGATTTCTGCAGCGGCGCGGAGGTCTGGCGGGGCCAGACCGATGCCGACGGCCTCGCCCGAATTGAAGGCGGCAATCTGCCGGCACCCAACGGCTCGCAAGAGTGCGCCGACTGGAACGACGCTCACCCGCTGTTCGTCAGCGCGCGCAAAGCCGGCGATCTGGGCTTTACCGTCTCGGCCTGGAACAAGGGCCTGCAGCCCGGCGATTTCAAGCTGAGCGAGGGCAGCGCCTATCAGGCCAAGGTGGCGCATACCGTGTTCGACCGCACCCTGTTCCGCGCCGGGGAAACCGTGTCCATGAAGCACTATGCCCGCCAGCGTACCGGGTCGGGTTTCGCCCTGCCCGCCGAAGCCCTGCCGGATCGATTGGAAGTGCGCCACAGCGGCAGCGGTGACAAGTACGAACTGCCCCTGGCCTTCGATGCCCGCGGCATCGCCGAATCGAGCTGGGCCATACCGCGCGAGGCCAAGCTGGGAACCTACGAGGTGAGCTGGTACCGGGGCGAGAACTGGTGGGGGGAAGGTGGCGGCTTCCGGGTCGAGCAGTTCCGCGTGCCCAGCATGAAAGGGGTGATCCAGCCCTCACAGCCCTTCCTGGTCAATGCCCGCGACGCGACGTTGGACCTGTTCGTGAGCTATCTCAGCGGCGGCGGTGCCAGCGGCGCGCCTGTCAAACTGCGCACCCAGACGGAGCCCAAAACCCTGAGTTTCAAGGGCTATGAGGATTTCAGTTTCGGCGGCGCGGAAGTTCACGAGGGATTTCAGGAAGAGCGCGACGACTCGGGACGCAGCCCCGTGCAGACCGTGGCGCTCACCCTGGACAAGGCGGGGGCGGCCCGTTACACCGTCAAGGACCTGCCGGTACCGGACGGGGCCCGCGAGTTATTGGCGGAGCTGGAATTCCAGGATGCCAACGGCGAGCGCATGACCGTGGCGCAGCGCATCCCGCTGTGGCCCGCCAGCCTTAGCTTGGGGTTGAAGCCCGATGGCTGGGTGGCCAACGCCGAGCAGCTGCGCTTCCAGGTGGCGGCCCTGGACCTCAGCGGCCAGCCGCTGCAGGCCCAGGCGGTCCAGGTGGAACTGTTCCAGAAGATCACCTATTCCTATCGCAAGCGCTTGATCGGTGGCTTTTACGCCTATGAGGACAAGACCGAGATCAAGCGCCTGCCGCAATCCTGCCGCGGCAATACGGACGCCCACGGCATCGTCGCCTGCGATATCAAGCCCGGCATTTCCGGCGAGGTGGTGCTGCGCGCCGCAACCCGGGATGCCCAGGGAAACACCGCCATCGCGACCCAGGAAGTTTGGGTGGCGGGTGGGGACGAGTGGTGGTTCAGCGGCGGGCCCAGCGACCGCATGGACCTGCTGCCCGAGCAGAAAGCCTACGAACCGGGCGCCGAGGCGCAGTTTCAAGTGCGCATGCCCTTTCGCGAGGCGACGGCCCTGGTCACGGTGGAGCGGGAAGGGGTGCTGGATGCCTTCGTGACCCGCCTTTCCGGCAAGCAGCCGGTGCTGCGGCTGCCCATCAAGGACTATTACGCACCCAACGTCTATGTCTCGGTGCTGGCCCTGCGCGGCCGGGTGGAGGAACACCTCGGCTGGTTTCGGGCATTGGCCGAGCGGCTTGGGCTGGCGGAGCGCCGGGTATCGGAAACCGCCCTGGTGGACCTCAACAAACCGGCCTACCGGTTGGGCCTGGCGGGTATCGATGTCGGCTGGTCGCCCTACCGGCTGGACGTGCAGGTGCATCCGGACCGGGAGGTCTACAAGGTGCGCGACAAAGCCAAGGTCAGGCTCTCTGTAAAGGCGGCCAACGGGCAGCCGCTGCCGCCGGAGGCCGAAGTGGCGGTGGCCGCGGTGGATGAAGGGCTGCTGGAACTGAAGCCCAACGAGTCCTGGCGGCTACTGGAGCATATGATGGGGCAGCGCGGCATCGAGGTGCACACCGCCACGGCGCAGATGCAGGTGGTGGGCAAGCGCCATTACGGGCGCAAGGCCATACCCCATGGCGGCGGCGGCGGACATCAGGCGGCGCGCGAGCTGTTCGACACCTTGCTGTTGTGGCGTGGCCGCCTGCCACTGGACGCCAATGGCGAGGCGGAGTTGGAGGTGCCGCTCAACGATTCCCTGAGCAGCTTCCGTCTGGCGGCGGTCGCCAGTGCCGGGCTCGACCATTTCGGGCGCGGCGAGGCCAGTATCCGCAGCACCCAGGACCTCATGCTGCATGCCGGACTGCCGCCGGTTGTGCGGGAAGGCGACCGCTTCAAGGCCATCTTCACCCTGCGCAACGCCTCCCAACGCAAGCTGGCCCTGAAGGTGGGCGCGCATGTCGCGGGTCTTGAGGCGTCGCCCACGGCGTCGCAGGCCCCGGAGTCGGGCAACGCTGCGGCAGGCCGTGAGCTGCCGCCCCTGCAACTGGAACTGGAGGCCGGGCAGGCGCGGGACCTGGCCTGGGACATCGACGTGCCGGCCGAAGCCCGGCGGCTGGAGTGGGATGTGTCGGCGGAAGCCAGCGACGGTTCAGCCCGCGACCGCATGAAATCCAGTCAGGAGGTAATCGCGGCCGTGCCAACGCGGGTGTTCCAGGCCACCCTGCAGCAGGTGGACAAGCTGGTCGATGTGCCGGTGGCCAGGCCTCAGGATGCCGTGCCGGGACGCGGTGACGTGCGGGTGTCCCTGCGCGCCCGCTTGGGAGACGGTTTGGGTGGGGTGATCGAGTACATGACCCGCTACCCCTATGCCTGCCTGGAGCAGCGGGTATCGCGCGCCGTCGCCCTGGGCGACGACGGCCTGTGGTCGGGTATCCAGCGCGAATTGCCGGCCTATGTCGACCGCGATGGCCTGTTCCGCTATTTCGCCAGCGACAAGCTGCAGGGCAGCGACGTGCTTACGGCCTATGTCTTGGCCATCGCCAAGGCGTCCGGTCGGGAACTGCCGTCTGAACTGCAGCGCCAGGCGCTGGACGGGTTGCGGAGCTTCGTTGGCGGCCAGCTGCTGCGCCCATCCGCCTTGCCCGTGGCGGACCTGGTTCTGCGCAAGCTGGCGGCGGTTCGGACCCTGGCCCTCTACGGGGAGGCCAAGGCCGAGATGCTGGCTTCCCTGAATCTGGATCCGCAGAACTGGCCGACTTCCGCCCTGTTGGACTGGATCGAGATACTCCAGCACCTGCCGGCATTGCCGCAATCGGCGGCGCGCCTGCAGGAGGCGCAGCAACTGCTCAGGTCCCGCCTCAACCTGCAGGGCACCACCCTGGGTTTCTCCAGCGAGGCCAGCGACGCCCTATGGTGGCTGATGGTCTCCGCGGACGAGAATGCCGTCCGCGCCATCCTGACCCTGCTGGATCTGCCGTCCTGGCGCGAGGATCTGCCGCGCCTGGTGACTGGCGCCATCGGCCGGCAACAGGCCGGCCACTGGCTCACCACGCCGGCCAATGCCTGGGGTACGGTTGCGCTGAATCAGTTCAGCCGCCGCTTCGAAGCCCAGGAGGTAACCGGGTACACGGAAGCCAGCCTCGGCGAAGCGAGCAAGGGGATGGAATGGAGCGAGACCGCGCAGCATTCGGCCTTGAACCTGCCGTGGCCAGAGACGGGAGCGGGGGAGCTCAAGCTGACCCACAACGGCGCCGGCAAGCCCTGGGCGCTGATCCAGTCGCGGGCGGCCATTCCCCTCAAGCAGCCGCTGTTCACCGGTTACAGCATCCAGCGCAGCGTGACCCGGGTGGAACAGGCCCAGCCCGGAGTGTGGAGCCGGGGCGATGTGGCCCGCGTGCGGCTGGAACTGGATGCGCAGACGGACATGACCTGGGTGGTGGTGGACGATCCCATCCCGGCCGGGGCCAGCATCCTGGGTTCCGGGCTGGGAGGCGATTCCAGCCTGCTGACGGCGGGCGAGCGCCAGGAAGGCTGGGTGTCGCCGGTGTTCCAGGAGAGGCGCTTCGATGCGCTGCGGGCCTATTACGACTTTGTGCCGAAAGGGAAGTGGACGCTGGAATACACCGTGCGCTTCAACAACCCCGGCCGCTTCGAACTGCCGCCTACCCGGGTGGAAGCCTTGTACGCGCCGGAAATGTTCGGGGAACTGCCCAACGCCGCGCTGGAGATCGGGGACGCGCCTTGA
- a CDS encoding aldo/keto reductase has protein sequence MILREIGSTGIQVSGIGLGAMPLSIAGRPEPDQAFAVIQAYLDGGGSFIDTANVYCLDDGDLGHNERLIAQALQRLGRSQDVVVASKGGLRRPKGDWVVDASPGWLRTSCEQSLKALGRQCIELYQLHAVDTRVGLLASLETLVELRKEGKIRHIGLSNVTLAQLRQALALTPIASVQNRCNPFERDDLDNGLLDFCAEHAISYIPHSPVGGHHGHVRLQRCEPLKRLAAKYQASPYQLVLAWFLAMGGHVLPIPGASRVASIRDSLAATELALEPGDIELIDRLPAAA, from the coding sequence ATGATCCTGCGTGAAATCGGCAGTACCGGTATTCAGGTTTCCGGCATCGGCCTTGGCGCCATGCCGCTTTCCATCGCCGGGCGCCCTGAGCCGGATCAGGCGTTCGCGGTCATCCAGGCCTATCTGGACGGGGGCGGCAGTTTCATCGACACAGCCAATGTCTACTGCTTGGACGACGGCGACCTGGGCCACAACGAACGGCTTATCGCGCAGGCTCTGCAGCGGCTGGGGCGGAGCCAGGATGTGGTGGTGGCCTCCAAGGGCGGATTGCGCCGGCCCAAGGGCGATTGGGTGGTAGACGCCAGTCCGGGATGGCTGCGCACCTCCTGCGAGCAAAGCCTCAAGGCCCTCGGCCGGCAGTGCATCGAGTTGTATCAGTTGCATGCGGTGGATACGCGGGTCGGCCTGCTGGCCAGCCTGGAAACCCTGGTCGAACTGCGCAAGGAAGGCAAGATCCGCCACATCGGCCTGTCGAACGTCACGCTGGCGCAGCTGCGTCAGGCGCTCGCACTGACCCCCATCGCCAGCGTGCAGAACCGTTGCAATCCCTTCGAGCGGGACGATCTGGACAACGGATTGCTGGATTTCTGCGCCGAGCACGCCATCAGCTATATTCCTCACAGCCCGGTGGGCGGCCATCACGGCCACGTGCGCCTGCAGCGCTGCGAGCCGCTGAAGCGGCTGGCGGCAAAATACCAGGCCAGCCCCTACCAATTGGTGCTGGCCTGGTTCCTGGCCATGGGCGGACATGTGCTGCCCATACCCGGCGCCAGCCGGGTGGCGAGCATTCGCGACAGCCTGGCTGCCACCGAACTAGCCCTGGAGCCCGGTGACATAGAACTGATCGACCGGCTGCCCGCGGCGGCGTGA
- a CDS encoding bifunctional diguanylate cyclase/phosphodiesterase: protein MSRRFSPSAVAVAYAAFGVLWIAVSDRLLSLIVDSPALLVRISTVKGFGFVLFTAGLLYFLLKAKLAPPDSPSPTGTFSYQRGQRYFILTFLGLALGAPLLGYGIYRVHSPQVEREALSNLTAIARLKVEEIEGWLAERDGDGFALATSRGFADLVQAGAMHPDDPGSVNRLLERLENLRTAYAYDQISVFSPEGRTLAVAGERGVMPAAIKEFMQRAQASRTVTRTEIDRDEDGTLHLDWIVPIVFRDAPGMPLAGTVVLHVEPERYLFPLIQTWPTVSGSGESLLVRRDGNFVLFINKLRHRDDPPLSLRLPLDLQLPAARAIATDGSGVMRGIDYRGNAVLAAFRPVQGTNWRLLAKVDRDEVLAPVLELVVWVSLFAFFTVAFTSMALLMLWQQRQRSHQWEMAAHAAGAVAESEAKLRAIVDNAPLTIFMKDPEGRYLLINRNYQEAFHIAEQQLLGKLDRDLFPETFADAFARNDRKVLESQQPLQFEERLPHDDGVHTYLSIKFPVRRLSGEIYAVCGIAADISERKQAETKIERLSRVYAALSECNQAIVRCLDEAELFAQVCRSAVQHVGVELAWVGLLEAGSSRVVPVAWYGEGEEYLRDLEITADEGSALGRGPGGIAIRTGQACWFDNFLKDARTLPWHERAGRHSWNAVAALPVRQGGEVVGIFSLYAREMDTFDPDVRGLFEEMATDISFALDNFKSERERQRVEDELRKSQNLFHTLALSAPVGIFRADRAGRCIFVNQTWRDLTGLASGTVCGETWLELVAEEDLPQVSRAWGECLQNGRSFRQDFRLRASTRDLIWVAGRAEAERDAAGQITGILGTVTDITELKLQQERLRQALVVFENSREGILVTDAEERIVLMNRAFTEMTGYTMEESMGLTPRFLKSGRHDRSFYDRLWQDLLQTGHWQGEIWNRRKSGEVFPELVSISTVKDESGAVKQFVGIFSDISQIKDAVDKLDFLAHHDPLTGLPNRLVLTSRLQHSLSAAKRERKRLALLMLDLDRFKDVNDSFGHVAGDELLRQVAERLAKRLRGADTVTRLGGDEFTVLLEDLAQPQDAAHVAWDIIGAMNEPWRLSNGLEVRVGTSVGIALYPEHGSTSEDLLQHADAALYRAKDEGRGNFKYFSDELTQAARRRISLESMLRRAIRQQNLSVHYQPQYDIASGAIVGAEALLRWTDPEEGRIPPSSFISVAEQTGLIGEIGEWVLRETCRQGRAWLDSGLPPLNLAVNLSMHQFRYGDIRHTVAAVLAETRFPAAYLELELTESALMDRESDVVELLQGLRALNVRLAIDDFGTGYSSLAYLKRFPLNVLKIDKSFIEDIPVHTGDMEIAAAIIALGHILRLRVVAEGVETLDQLAFLREKGCDLFQGYLRSPPIPAEEFEKLFA, encoded by the coding sequence ATGAGCCGACGCTTTTCGCCCAGTGCGGTGGCCGTTGCCTACGCGGCTTTTGGTGTGCTCTGGATTGCGGTGTCCGACCGCCTGCTGAGCCTGATCGTCGACAGTCCGGCCTTGCTGGTCCGCATCAGCACGGTCAAGGGCTTTGGGTTCGTCCTGTTCACAGCGGGCTTGTTGTATTTCCTGCTGAAGGCCAAATTGGCCCCTCCCGATTCGCCTTCGCCCACAGGGACGTTTTCCTATCAGCGGGGCCAGCGCTATTTCATCCTTACCTTCCTTGGTCTGGCCCTGGGTGCCCCCCTGCTCGGCTATGGCATCTACAGGGTGCACAGTCCGCAGGTAGAACGGGAGGCCCTGTCCAATCTCACCGCCATTGCCCGCCTCAAGGTGGAGGAAATTGAAGGCTGGCTGGCGGAGCGGGATGGCGACGGCTTCGCACTGGCAACCAGTCGCGGGTTTGCCGATCTGGTCCAGGCCGGTGCCATGCATCCGGATGACCCGGGATCGGTCAACCGGCTTTTAGAACGCCTGGAAAATCTACGCACAGCGTATGCGTACGACCAGATATCGGTGTTCAGCCCCGAAGGGCGGACACTGGCGGTCGCGGGCGAGCGCGGCGTCATGCCTGCCGCGATCAAAGAATTCATGCAAAGGGCGCAGGCTTCGCGCACCGTTACACGCACCGAGATTGACCGGGATGAAGACGGCACGCTGCATCTGGACTGGATCGTGCCCATCGTGTTTCGCGATGCCCCCGGCATGCCCCTGGCCGGCACTGTGGTACTTCATGTGGAGCCGGAGCGGTATCTGTTCCCCCTGATCCAGACCTGGCCCACGGTGAGTGGGAGCGGCGAGTCGCTCCTGGTGCGAAGGGATGGAAACTTTGTTCTGTTTATCAACAAATTGCGCCATCGCGACGACCCGCCTTTGAGTCTGCGTTTGCCGCTTGATCTTCAACTGCCAGCGGCGCGCGCGATAGCGACCGACGGCAGCGGTGTGATGCGCGGCATCGACTACCGGGGCAATGCCGTGTTGGCGGCATTCCGGCCGGTGCAGGGCACCAACTGGCGCCTGTTGGCCAAAGTGGATCGGGACGAGGTGCTGGCGCCGGTGCTGGAACTGGTGGTATGGGTCAGCCTCTTCGCTTTTTTCACGGTGGCCTTCACCAGCATGGCCCTGCTGATGCTCTGGCAGCAGCGCCAGAGGTCGCATCAATGGGAAATGGCCGCCCATGCGGCGGGTGCCGTGGCCGAAAGCGAAGCCAAGCTGCGGGCCATCGTCGACAACGCGCCCCTGACCATCTTCATGAAGGACCCCGAGGGCAGGTATCTGCTGATCAACCGGAATTACCAGGAGGCGTTCCATATTGCCGAGCAGCAACTCCTGGGAAAGCTCGACCGCGACCTGTTCCCAGAAACTTTTGCCGATGCGTTCGCACGCAACGACCGAAAGGTGCTGGAGTCACAACAGCCGCTGCAGTTCGAGGAAAGACTGCCTCACGATGACGGCGTCCATACCTATCTGTCCATCAAGTTTCCCGTCCGCCGGTTGTCCGGCGAGATCTACGCGGTATGTGGCATCGCCGCCGATATCAGCGAGCGCAAGCAGGCGGAAACCAAGATCGAGCGCTTGTCGCGCGTCTACGCCGCACTCAGCGAGTGCAATCAGGCCATCGTGCGTTGCCTGGACGAGGCCGAGTTGTTTGCGCAGGTCTGCCGGAGCGCGGTGCAGCATGTGGGGGTGGAACTGGCCTGGGTAGGCCTGCTGGAGGCTGGCAGTTCCAGGGTCGTGCCCGTCGCCTGGTATGGCGAGGGCGAGGAATACCTGCGTGACCTTGAGATCACTGCCGACGAAGGGAGCGCCTTGGGGCGGGGCCCCGGCGGCATCGCCATCCGCACTGGGCAGGCCTGTTGGTTCGATAATTTTCTCAAGGACGCCAGGACCTTGCCCTGGCACGAGCGGGCCGGGCGGCACAGCTGGAACGCCGTGGCCGCCTTACCGGTCCGGCAAGGCGGCGAGGTGGTTGGCATCTTTTCGCTGTATGCCCGAGAAATGGATACGTTCGACCCCGACGTGCGCGGCCTGTTCGAGGAGATGGCCACGGATATCAGTTTTGCGCTGGACAACTTCAAGTCAGAGAGAGAACGCCAACGGGTAGAGGATGAACTGCGCAAGAGCCAAAACCTGTTTCACACCCTGGCCCTTTCGGCGCCGGTGGGCATCTTCCGGGCGGATCGGGCGGGTCGTTGCATCTTCGTCAATCAGACCTGGCGCGATCTGACCGGCCTTGCCAGCGGGACCGTGTGCGGCGAGACCTGGCTCGAGCTTGTGGCCGAGGAGGATTTGCCGCAGGTGTCCAGGGCATGGGGTGAGTGCCTGCAGAATGGGCGGTCGTTTCGCCAGGATTTCCGCCTGCGCGCTTCCACGCGGGACTTGATCTGGGTGGCCGGCCGCGCCGAGGCGGAGCGCGACGCGGCTGGCCAGATCACCGGTATTCTGGGCACCGTCACCGACATCACCGAGCTGAAACTGCAGCAGGAGCGCCTCAGGCAGGCGCTGGTGGTGTTCGAGAATTCCCGGGAAGGCATCCTGGTTACGGACGCCGAGGAGCGCATCGTCCTGATGAACCGGGCTTTCACTGAAATGACGGGGTACACGATGGAGGAATCCATGGGGTTAACCCCCAGGTTCCTGAAGTCCGGCCGACACGACCGCAGCTTTTACGACCGGCTGTGGCAGGACTTGTTGCAGACCGGGCATTGGCAGGGGGAAATCTGGAACCGGCGCAAGAGCGGCGAGGTATTTCCAGAACTGGTCAGCATCAGCACGGTGAAGGATGAAAGCGGCGCAGTGAAGCAATTCGTGGGGATTTTCTCTGACATATCCCAGATCAAGGACGCGGTGGATAAACTGGACTTCCTGGCCCACCACGACCCCCTTACCGGCCTGCCCAACCGTCTGGTATTGACCAGCCGGCTGCAGCACAGCCTCAGTGCCGCCAAGCGCGAACGCAAGCGGCTGGCGCTTTTGATGCTGGATCTGGACCGCTTCAAGGATGTCAACGACAGCTTCGGCCATGTGGCCGGCGACGAACTGCTGCGTCAGGTGGCGGAGCGGCTGGCCAAGCGCCTGCGCGGTGCCGACACGGTGACCCGCCTGGGTGGGGACGAGTTCACCGTGTTGCTGGAAGATCTCGCCCAGCCCCAGGATGCCGCCCACGTGGCCTGGGATATCATCGGCGCCATGAACGAACCCTGGCGGCTGTCCAATGGCTTGGAAGTGCGGGTCGGCACCAGTGTCGGCATCGCCTTGTACCCAGAACATGGGAGCACCTCGGAAGACCTGCTGCAACACGCGGACGCGGCGCTTTACCGTGCCAAGGACGAGGGACGCGGGAACTTCAAGTATTTCTCGGACGAGCTGACCCAGGCCGCGCGGCGCCGAATCAGCCTGGAATCCATGCTGCGTCGGGCGATCCGGCAGCAGAATCTGTCGGTCCACTATCAGCCGCAATATGACATCGCCAGCGGCGCCATCGTCGGCGCGGAGGCCTTGTTGCGCTGGACCGACCCGGAAGAAGGCCGCATTCCGCCGAGCAGTTTCATTTCCGTGGCCGAACAGACGGGCTTGATCGGCGAGATCGGGGAGTGGGTGCTGCGCGAGACCTGCCGCCAGGGGCGTGCCTGGCTCGATTCCGGACTACCGCCCCTGAACCTGGCGGTAAACCTGTCCATGCATCAGTTTCGCTACGGTGACATCCGCCATACCGTCGCCGCTGTCCTTGCGGAGACCCGATTTCCCGCCGCGTATCTGGAACTGGAGCTGACCGAAAGCGCCCTCATGGACCGCGAGAGCGACGTAGTGGAACTGCTGCAGGGACTGCGCGCCTTGAACGTCCGCCTGGCCATCGACGACTTCGGTACTGGTTACTCCTCGCTGGCCTATCTGAAGCGCTTTCCCCTTAACGTGCTCAAGATCGACAAGAGTTTCATCGAGGACATACCCGTGCACACGGGCGACATGGAGATAGCCGCGGCCATCATTGCCCTTGGGCACATCCTACGGCTGCGGGTAGTGGCGGAAGGTGTCGAGACGCTTGACCAGCTCGCGTTCCTGCGGGAGAAGGGCTGCGATCTGTTCCAGGGCTATCTGCGCAGCCCCCCGATACCCGCCGAGGAGTTCGAGAAGCTGTTTGCCTGA